A region of the Plasmodium vinckei vinckei genome assembly, chromosome: PVVCY_11 genome:
TTGATAACTTTGtttatgaattaaaaaagggTTTAGAAGCACATCGTAGGCACCCCAATTTATGGATTCCACATGAATGTAGTTTTAAAATGTTAGATTCCTGTATTTCTGATATACCAACAGGACAAGAAAGAGGAACTTATTATGCTATTGATTTTGGTGGTACAAATTTTCGAGCAGTAAGAGCATCATTAGATggaaatggaaaaataaaaagagatCAAGAAACATATAGTTTAAAATTTACTGGTACATTTTCCCATGAAAAGGGTTTATTAGATAAACATGCAACTGCTTCTCAATTATTTGATCACTTTGCTGaaagaattaaatatattatgggtgaatttaatgatttagataataatgaaaagaGTGTTGGATTtactttttcatttccttGTACCTCTCCATCTATTAATTGTTCTATTCTAATTGATTGGACAAAGGGTTTTGAAACAGGAAGAGCAACTAATGACCCAGTAGAAGGTCGAGATGTATGTAAATTGATGAATGATGCTTTTGCTCGATCTAGTGTACCTGCAAGAGTTTCATGTGTTGTTAATGATGCAGTAGGAACACTTATGTCATGTGCATATCAAAAAGGTAAATCTGCTCCTCCATGTTATATTGGTATAATTTTAGGAACAGGATCTAATGGTTGTTATTATGAACCTGATTGGAAGAAATATAAGTATTCAggtaaaattattaatattgaaTTAGGAAATTTCGATAAAGATTTACCATTATCACCAGTTGATTTAGTTATGGATTGGTATTCAGCAAATAGAAGCAGacaattatttgaaaaaatgatatcAGGTGCATATTTAGGTGAAATAGTTCGAAGATTTATGGTTAATGTTTTACAAAGTGAATCatctaaaaaaatgtggCAATCTGATAGCTTTAGTTCTGAATCAGGTAGTGttgttttaaatgataCTACTCCTGATTTTAGtgaatgtaaaaaaatagctaaaGAAACATGGGATATGGATTTTACAGATGAACAAATCTATGcattaagaaaaatatgtgaAGCAGTATATAATCGTTCAGCAGCATTAGCAGCTGCTACTATAGCTGCTATA
Encoded here:
- a CDS encoding hexokinase, putative produces the protein MSEYNLRKDDESPFYKLDTIKCEIPINPEFSKRIDKFVNQLRISYGTLEEFVDNFVYELKKGLEAHRRHPNLWIPHECSFKMLDSCISDIPTGQERGTYYAIDFGGTNFRAVRASLDGNGKIKRDQETYSLKFTGTFSHEKGLLDKHATASQLFDHFAERIKYIMGEFNDLDNNEKSVGFTFSFPCTSPSINCSILIDWTKGFETGRATNDPVEGRDVCKLMNDAFARSSVPARVSCVVNDAVGTLMSCAYQKGKSAPPCYIGIILGTGSNGCYYEPDWKKYKYSGKIINIELGNFDKDLPLSPVDLVMDWYSANRSRQLFEKMISGAYLGEIVRRFMVNVLQSESSKKMWQSDSFSSESGSVVLNDTTPDFSECKKIAKETWDMDFTDEQIYALRKICEAVYNRSAALAAATIAAIAKRIKIIEHSKFSCGVDGSLFVKNAWYCNRLKEHLKVILADKAENLIIIPADDGSGKGAAITAAVVSLSRNMKQLP